In Archangium violaceum, the following are encoded in one genomic region:
- the gatC gene encoding Asp-tRNA(Asn)/Glu-tRNA(Gln) amidotransferase subunit GatC, translated as MKLTVEQVRHVATLARLSLTPEEEERYATQLSAILDAVAQLQELDVSGVEPTSHATLASSLLREDVTRPSLPPEKSLANAPAKVGTSFAVPKILE; from the coding sequence ATGAAGCTCACCGTCGAGCAGGTCCGACACGTGGCCACCCTGGCGCGGCTGTCGCTGACGCCCGAGGAGGAGGAGCGCTACGCCACGCAGCTCTCCGCCATCCTGGACGCGGTGGCGCAGTTGCAGGAGCTCGACGTGAGCGGCGTGGAGCCGACCTCGCACGCCACGCTCGCGTCCTCGCTGCTGCGCGAGGACGTGACGCGGCCCTCGCTGCCACCGGAGAAGTCGCTGGCCAACGCGCCGGCCAAGGTGGGCACCAGCTTCGCCGTCCCGAAGATCCTGGAGTGA
- a CDS encoding zf-TFIIB domain-containing protein, translating to MAHPDKPSSTEEEYFAREEIEKKRKLALEQAHSLAAQQREELKKLHWMKCPKCGMDLQPVKHGDVEIETCFNCHGIFLDAGELGRLQQQMSHENSGKWMGAVLNLFKNK from the coding sequence ATGGCCCACCCGGACAAGCCGTCGTCGACTGAAGAGGAATACTTCGCGCGCGAGGAGATCGAGAAGAAGCGCAAGCTGGCACTCGAGCAGGCCCATTCACTGGCCGCCCAGCAGCGCGAGGAGCTCAAGAAGCTCCACTGGATGAAGTGTCCCAAGTGCGGCATGGACCTGCAGCCGGTCAAGCACGGCGACGTGGAGATCGAGACCTGCTTCAACTGCCACGGCATCTTCCTGGACGCGGGCGAGCTGGGGCGGCTCCAGCAGCAGATGTCGCACGAGAACAGTGGCAAGTGGATGGGCGCCGTCCTCAACCTGTTCAAGAACAAGTAG
- a CDS encoding DNA translocase FtsK: MAERKARAEKTVLSRQDIATRRKALAEKKAKRGGGDAGPGQRALVGLFLMVASVLSLISVATFDVRDRRGPGFQNAVGPMGHLVAEALRGMLGVWAYLLPLCGVYAAMVVFVGSRERRRWPQLVAFVLLTLSGAVLAQLFLGNQPGQAHPPGGFVGATLGGMLVGLFSTVGTVILVTSVCAAALIVGTQYTFLKLCSLAWAGATVVGRRIQENALTFWEQQKVNYKERQERLAQEKEEEAAFLAQLEEEEAELEEAERLAADAEAAEAEAMAEEAVRLARQEEKERAAAAKQAAKEAREAGKKKPSDEPASTPVIVTPPAPSRPAPGADPVWASFLAPSGAANAVPNPPPPGPAEAPRGKRGKTPNIVTGPAPAAELPEAAPADEAMAARPVASGPAAPAAPVVSAAPSALVPASPSALAARTPLIVEPKAPPKPTAVVAKKKELEFQFVGGRTSFSLPPLDVLEIEKKERSALDKEAFLTTAEKLRAKLADFGISGEVVEIRPGPVVTMYEFLPGPGIKVSKIAALQDDLAMAMEAMRVRIVAPIPGKGVVGIEVPNRDRETVYLKEIAEQDVFQKSASKLTMCVGKDIEGMPYVFDLAKAPHLLIAGTTGSGKSVAVNSMIMSILLKSTPEEVRFIMVDPKMLELSVYEGIPHLLLPVVTDPKKAALALRWAVEEMERRYQMLSEAGVRNIAGFNKFVETQDAEKANAKPAEESARKVAPKKPRKVVVVDVATPEDAIIEESTPASASAGPGVAAPRDDMEDLREALPEPEEAPVAAEAAGEDDDDGMSDAVEAALDAAGDSESSREEKKEWKKLPYIVVIIDELADLMMVASREVETYVARLAQMARAAGIHLMVATQRPSTDVVTGIIKANFPTRISFMLRSKPDSMTILGTVGAEALLGMGDMLIMPPTSAHLQRVHGAFVSENEIKKAVDHLKSQGKPVYDESILKPRDEDSEGGGGEEDELSDELYDQALATVSEMRAVSISMLQRKMRIGYNRAARMIERMERDGVVGPADGAKPREVLIRGVGEMPGAGAA; encoded by the coding sequence ATGGCGGAACGGAAGGCCAGAGCGGAGAAGACGGTCCTTTCGAGGCAGGACATCGCCACGCGCCGCAAGGCGCTCGCGGAGAAGAAGGCCAAGAGAGGGGGCGGAGACGCGGGTCCCGGTCAACGGGCCCTCGTGGGCCTCTTCCTGATGGTCGCCTCGGTGTTGTCCTTGATCTCGGTGGCCACCTTCGACGTGAGGGACCGCAGGGGCCCGGGATTCCAGAACGCGGTGGGCCCCATGGGCCACCTCGTCGCCGAGGCCCTGCGGGGAATGCTCGGGGTGTGGGCCTATCTGCTCCCCCTGTGCGGCGTCTACGCGGCCATGGTGGTCTTCGTGGGAAGCCGGGAGCGGCGCCGCTGGCCGCAGCTGGTGGCCTTCGTGCTGCTGACGCTCAGCGGCGCGGTGCTGGCCCAGCTCTTCCTGGGCAACCAGCCCGGCCAGGCCCACCCGCCCGGCGGCTTCGTGGGCGCCACGCTCGGCGGCATGCTGGTGGGGCTGTTCTCCACCGTCGGCACCGTCATCCTGGTGACGTCGGTGTGCGCCGCCGCGCTCATCGTCGGCACCCAGTACACCTTCCTCAAGCTGTGCTCGCTGGCGTGGGCCGGCGCCACCGTGGTCGGCCGGCGCATCCAGGAGAACGCCCTCACCTTCTGGGAGCAGCAGAAGGTCAACTACAAGGAGCGGCAGGAGCGCCTCGCCCAGGAGAAGGAGGAGGAGGCCGCCTTCCTCGCGCAGCTCGAGGAGGAGGAGGCCGAGCTGGAGGAGGCCGAGCGTCTGGCCGCGGACGCCGAGGCCGCCGAGGCGGAGGCCATGGCCGAGGAGGCCGTGCGTCTGGCCCGCCAGGAGGAGAAGGAGCGCGCCGCCGCCGCGAAGCAGGCGGCCAAGGAAGCGCGCGAGGCGGGGAAGAAGAAGCCCTCCGACGAGCCCGCCAGCACGCCCGTCATCGTCACGCCGCCCGCGCCCTCTCGTCCGGCGCCGGGAGCGGATCCGGTGTGGGCGTCCTTCCTGGCCCCCTCGGGCGCCGCCAACGCGGTGCCCAACCCGCCGCCCCCCGGGCCCGCCGAGGCCCCTCGTGGCAAGCGGGGCAAGACACCGAACATCGTCACCGGACCGGCTCCGGCCGCCGAGCTGCCCGAGGCGGCTCCAGCGGACGAGGCCATGGCCGCCCGGCCCGTGGCCTCGGGGCCCGCCGCTCCGGCGGCTCCCGTGGTCTCGGCGGCGCCCTCGGCCCTCGTGCCGGCTTCGCCCTCGGCGCTGGCAGCGCGCACGCCGCTCATCGTGGAGCCCAAGGCCCCGCCCAAGCCCACCGCCGTCGTCGCCAAGAAGAAGGAGCTGGAGTTCCAGTTCGTGGGCGGCCGCACCAGCTTCTCGCTGCCCCCGCTGGACGTGCTGGAGATCGAGAAGAAGGAGCGCTCCGCGCTGGACAAGGAGGCCTTCCTCACCACGGCGGAGAAGCTGCGCGCGAAGCTCGCGGACTTCGGCATCTCCGGCGAGGTGGTGGAGATCCGCCCCGGCCCCGTGGTCACCATGTACGAGTTCCTCCCGGGGCCCGGCATCAAGGTGAGCAAGATCGCCGCGCTCCAGGACGACCTGGCCATGGCCATGGAGGCCATGCGCGTGCGCATCGTGGCGCCCATCCCCGGCAAGGGCGTGGTGGGCATCGAGGTGCCCAACCGCGATCGCGAGACGGTCTACCTCAAGGAGATCGCCGAGCAGGACGTGTTCCAGAAGTCGGCCAGCAAGCTCACCATGTGCGTGGGCAAGGACATCGAGGGCATGCCGTACGTCTTCGACCTGGCCAAGGCGCCCCACCTGCTCATCGCGGGTACCACCGGCTCCGGTAAGTCCGTGGCGGTGAACTCGATGATCATGAGCATCCTCCTGAAGTCCACGCCGGAGGAGGTCCGCTTCATCATGGTGGACCCGAAGATGCTCGAGCTCTCCGTGTACGAGGGCATCCCCCACCTGCTGCTGCCGGTGGTGACGGACCCGAAGAAGGCGGCGCTCGCGCTGCGCTGGGCCGTGGAGGAGATGGAGCGGCGCTACCAGATGCTCTCCGAGGCGGGCGTGCGCAACATCGCCGGCTTCAACAAGTTCGTGGAGACGCAGGACGCCGAGAAGGCCAACGCGAAGCCCGCCGAGGAGTCCGCCAGGAAGGTCGCGCCGAAGAAGCCCAGGAAGGTGGTCGTGGTGGATGTGGCCACGCCCGAGGACGCCATCATCGAGGAGTCCACTCCGGCCAGCGCCAGCGCGGGCCCCGGGGTCGCCGCGCCCAGGGACGACATGGAGGACCTGCGCGAGGCCCTGCCCGAGCCCGAGGAGGCTCCGGTGGCCGCCGAGGCCGCGGGCGAGGACGACGACGACGGGATGTCCGATGCCGTGGAGGCCGCGCTCGATGCCGCCGGGGACTCGGAGTCGTCCCGGGAAGAGAAGAAGGAGTGGAAGAAGCTGCCCTACATCGTCGTCATCATCGACGAGCTGGCGGATCTGATGATGGTGGCCAGCCGCGAGGTGGAGACGTACGTGGCGCGCCTGGCGCAGATGGCTCGCGCGGCCGGCATCCACCTGATGGTGGCCACGCAGCGTCCGTCCACGGACGTCGTCACGGGCATCATCAAGGCCAACTTCCCCACGCGCATCAGCTTCATGCTGCGCTCGAAGCCGGACTCGATGACGATTCTGGGCACGGTGGGCGCCGAGGCCCTGCTGGGCATGGGCGACATGCTCATCATGCCGCCCACGAGCGCGCACCTGCAGCGCGTGCACGGCGCCTTCGTGTCGGAGAACGAAATCAAGAAGGCGGTGGACCACCTCAAGTCGCAGGGCAAGCCCGTCTACGACGAGTCCATCCTCAAGCCGCGCGACGAGGACTCCGAGGGCGGTGGTGGCGAGGAGGACGAGCTGTCCGACGAGCTGTACGACCAGGCGCTCGCGACGGTGAGCGAGATGCGGGCGGTGTCCATCTCGATGCTCCAGCGCAAGATGCGCATCGGCTACAACCGCGCGGCGCGCATGATCGAACGCATGGAGCGCGATGGCGTGGTGGGCCCGGCCGACGGCGCCAAGCCGCGCGAGGTGCTCATCCGCGGCGTGGGCGAGATGCCCGGAGCCGGCGCCGCCTGA
- a CDS encoding HYR domain-containing protein: MIRRVGLSFRSEGGAFTGSQATYTARVGADGSFQFSPRHQRENPSTVAAFGAPDSSRRALEREPKPLVTGKPLRVRTESISRGGRSLLDTARASVREDGALALERGPVVEVLRNGEEGLEQRWELASKPTGTGDLVVRVELAGLEYLGVTEQGHHYVDPETGLGVRYGKATWVDAEGVRTAVEPIREGGALVMRVPARVLEGSAWPAVLDPIISPEISPDTPVPAPADGSDSSPTVAYGGGIYLVVWSFTTYNEYDIKATRVRASDGAVLDVSGILLASGTNNQIVPTVASNGSDFLVAWVDSSGFGSASIRGARVRGSDGKVLDGSALSISTGSGSRFAPSIASDGANYFVVWDDTRSYSYSDIYGTRVRASDGAVLDSSGIAISTATYGQSSPAIAFDGSKYLVVWYDDRSGTADIYGARVSTNGAVLDSSGIPISTATGGQYSPTIAFAGGHFLVAWDDNRNGSSSDVYAARVRASDGVVLDPSGIPIATGSASQGAVSVATDGNRFLLVWQHSTGSSSYDVHGARVGVDGVVLDTPGAILFASATDYERVPAVAFDGSHFLVVWEGYQSSRYDIYGARVRPSDLTILDTPGKMLSTQANAEGSPSVAAGRDSYLVVWQDTRDLSGRYDVYGVRVRASDGTVLDPAGIPIGTATNSQASPAVAFDGSNFLVVWNDYRNNSSTGSDIYGARVRESDGAVLDATGIAISTASRDQWPPAVTFGDGYYFVTWHDYRNGSTADVYGARVRASDGVVLEPQGIAVTIAAQDQQYVSTAFGGGHFLVVWSDSRISTSNTNIYGARVSASDGVVLDSAGIAITTATGNQSFPDVAFDGSNFLTIWQDLRNTAGADIYGARVRPSDGVVLDTTNLPLCTEASYQGMPALAFDGSTYLMVWRDNRNGVSRLNGSRVKPDGTVLDGTGFLIADMTATTSSTTVPAVASWGKGRFLAAYEPYDAVARQLRAKVRLIGDPVNGSKCASAEECTSGYCVDGVCCNTSCADGTCGSGTCTPLPPPDITCPADVVAEATSASGAVVDYPAATATGSAPLSFTYSQDSGTRFALGTHTVTATVKDGLGRTDTCSFTVTVHDTTAPAPRCGEDLVVEATKPDGAAVSYTQPTASDAVTAAPNVSVSHASGSLFPLGVTRVLVTAKDEAGNSATCSFTITVRDTTAPTLSCPTNVTAEAAGPEGATVNYPSATAEDAASSTTLRYSQAAGTLFGLGTTDVTVTATDGANNTASCVFTVTVRDSTPPTLACGANLEAEATGPDGASVDFTLPTATDAVSATPVLTASHEPGALFPPGATRVTVKATDVAGNTSECSFTVTVRDTTPPEVGCPGNLTAEAQDATGAPVVFSVPAPRDTVTRSPTVSSSHAPGSRFPLGTTEVVLSASDEAGNSASCAFTVTVQDTTAPALSCPADVAVMTTSAAPQGIPVEYPAATTSDAVSTPVLSYSRATGELFTPGVTPVTVTAKDTAGNSATCTFQVKVEQRIAVQVPAAQGCGCAAGSGTPEGLGWGALLLLSWGVSRRRIAPRV; encoded by the coding sequence GTGATCCGCCGGGTGGGCCTGTCCTTCCGGTCCGAGGGAGGAGCCTTCACAGGCAGTCAGGCGACGTACACGGCCCGTGTCGGAGCGGACGGTTCCTTCCAATTCTCTCCGCGCCACCAGCGGGAGAACCCGAGCACCGTGGCCGCCTTCGGGGCTCCGGACAGCTCACGGCGGGCGCTGGAGCGCGAGCCGAAGCCGCTCGTCACGGGCAAGCCGCTGCGGGTGAGGACCGAGTCGATCTCCCGTGGAGGGCGCTCGCTCCTGGATACAGCACGGGCGTCGGTGCGTGAGGACGGTGCGCTGGCGCTGGAACGGGGCCCGGTGGTGGAGGTGCTGCGGAACGGCGAGGAGGGATTGGAGCAGCGCTGGGAGCTGGCCTCGAAGCCCACGGGTACGGGCGACCTGGTGGTGCGAGTGGAGCTGGCGGGCCTGGAGTACTTGGGCGTGACGGAGCAGGGGCACCACTACGTGGACCCCGAGACGGGGCTGGGGGTGCGCTACGGCAAGGCGACGTGGGTGGATGCGGAGGGAGTGAGGACCGCGGTGGAGCCCATCCGCGAGGGCGGTGCGCTGGTGATGCGCGTGCCGGCACGGGTGCTGGAGGGCTCGGCCTGGCCGGCGGTGCTGGACCCGATCATCTCCCCGGAGATCAGCCCCGACACCCCGGTGCCCGCTCCCGCCGACGGTTCGGATTCGTCTCCCACGGTCGCCTACGGCGGCGGCATCTACCTGGTGGTGTGGTCCTTCACCACCTACAACGAATACGACATCAAGGCCACGCGGGTGCGCGCCTCGGACGGTGCGGTGCTCGACGTGTCGGGTATCTTGCTGGCCTCCGGGACGAACAATCAGATCGTGCCCACCGTGGCCTCCAACGGGAGCGACTTCCTGGTGGCCTGGGTGGACAGTTCTGGCTTCGGAAGCGCCAGCATCCGGGGCGCGCGCGTGCGAGGCTCGGATGGAAAGGTGCTCGATGGCTCCGCCCTCAGCATCTCGACCGGCTCGGGCAGCCGGTTCGCGCCCTCCATCGCCTCCGACGGTGCCAACTACTTCGTGGTCTGGGACGACACGCGGTCCTACTCGTATTCCGACATCTACGGCACCCGGGTGCGAGCGTCGGATGGTGCGGTGCTCGACTCCTCGGGCATCGCCATCTCCACCGCGACCTACGGCCAGTCCAGCCCGGCCATCGCCTTCGACGGAAGCAAGTACCTGGTGGTCTGGTACGACGACCGGAGCGGAACGGCCGATATCTACGGCGCACGGGTGAGTACGAATGGTGCGGTGCTCGACTCCTCGGGCATCCCCATCTCCACGGCCACCGGCGGTCAGTACTCCCCCACCATCGCCTTCGCTGGAGGCCACTTCCTCGTCGCGTGGGACGACAATCGGAATGGCTCGTCGAGCGACGTCTATGCCGCGCGGGTGAGAGCCTCGGATGGCGTGGTCCTTGACCCCTCGGGCATCCCCATCGCGACGGGTTCCGCGAGCCAGGGTGCGGTGTCCGTCGCCACCGATGGAAACCGGTTCCTGTTGGTGTGGCAGCACTCCACGGGTTCGAGCAGCTACGACGTCCACGGCGCGCGGGTCGGGGTGGATGGAGTGGTGCTCGATACACCGGGGGCCATCCTCTTCGCGTCCGCCACGGATTACGAGCGGGTTCCGGCCGTGGCTTTCGATGGGAGCCACTTCCTGGTGGTGTGGGAGGGCTATCAATCCAGCCGCTATGACATCTACGGCGCGCGGGTGAGGCCCTCGGACCTGACGATCCTCGACACGCCGGGGAAGATGCTGTCCACCCAGGCCAACGCCGAGGGGTCGCCCTCCGTGGCCGCTGGCCGTGACAGCTACCTCGTGGTGTGGCAGGACACGCGGGACCTGAGTGGCCGCTACGACGTCTACGGCGTGCGGGTCCGGGCCTCGGACGGGACCGTGCTCGACCCCGCCGGCATCCCCATTGGCACGGCGACCAACTCCCAGGCCTCTCCCGCCGTGGCGTTCGACGGGAGCAACTTCCTGGTGGTGTGGAACGACTACCGGAACAACAGCAGCACGGGCTCGGACATCTACGGCGCACGGGTGAGGGAGTCGGACGGAGCCGTGCTCGACGCGACGGGCATCGCCATCTCCACCGCCTCGCGGGACCAGTGGCCGCCCGCGGTGACCTTCGGCGACGGGTACTACTTCGTCACGTGGCACGACTACCGCAATGGCTCGACCGCGGACGTGTATGGCGCGCGCGTGAGGGCCTCGGATGGCGTGGTCCTGGAGCCGCAGGGCATCGCCGTGACGATCGCGGCCCAGGACCAGCAGTACGTCTCCACCGCCTTCGGCGGCGGCCACTTCCTGGTGGTCTGGAGTGACTCGCGGATCAGCACGTCCAACACCAACATCTACGGCGCGCGGGTGAGTGCCTCGGATGGCGTGGTCCTCGACAGCGCGGGCATCGCCATCACCACCGCCACGGGCAACCAGTCCTTCCCGGACGTGGCGTTCGATGGGAGCAACTTCCTGACGATCTGGCAGGACCTGCGCAACACCGCGGGGGCGGACATCTACGGCGCTCGGGTCAGGCCCTCGGATGGCGTGGTGCTCGACACAACGAACCTCCCGCTCTGCACGGAGGCCAGCTACCAGGGAATGCCCGCCCTGGCCTTCGATGGAAGCACCTACCTGATGGTGTGGCGGGACAACCGCAATGGCGTGTCCCGGCTCAATGGCTCGCGGGTGAAGCCGGATGGCACCGTGCTGGATGGGACGGGGTTCCTCATCGCCGACATGACCGCGACCACGTCGAGCACGACGGTGCCCGCGGTCGCCTCATGGGGCAAGGGGCGGTTCCTCGCCGCGTATGAGCCCTACGACGCGGTGGCCCGCCAGCTGCGCGCCAAGGTGAGGCTGATCGGAGACCCCGTGAATGGCTCGAAGTGCGCGAGCGCCGAGGAGTGCACGAGCGGCTACTGCGTCGATGGAGTCTGCTGCAATACCTCCTGCGCGGATGGAACATGCGGCTCGGGAACCTGCACACCCCTCCCGCCTCCTGACATCACCTGCCCGGCGGACGTGGTGGCCGAGGCCACCAGCGCCAGTGGCGCAGTCGTCGACTATCCGGCCGCCACGGCCACGGGGTCCGCCCCGCTCTCGTTCACGTACAGCCAGGACTCCGGAACGCGGTTCGCCCTGGGCACGCACACCGTCACGGCCACCGTGAAGGATGGCCTGGGCCGCACGGACACCTGCTCCTTCACCGTCACCGTGCACGACACCACCGCGCCCGCCCCGCGATGTGGGGAGGACCTCGTGGTCGAGGCGACGAAGCCCGACGGCGCCGCCGTGAGCTACACGCAGCCCACGGCCTCGGATGCCGTCACGGCCGCCCCGAATGTGTCGGTGAGCCATGCGAGCGGTAGCCTCTTCCCGCTCGGAGTGACGCGGGTGCTCGTCACCGCGAAGGACGAGGCGGGCAACTCCGCCACCTGCTCCTTCACCATCACCGTGCGTGACACCACCGCCCCCACCCTCTCCTGCCCCACGAACGTGACGGCGGAAGCCGCGGGTCCCGAGGGCGCCACCGTCAACTACCCATCCGCCACCGCCGAGGACGCCGCGTCCTCGACGACGCTCCGCTACAGCCAGGCGGCCGGGACCCTCTTCGGCCTCGGAACCACCGACGTCACGGTCACCGCCACGGATGGGGCGAACAACACCGCCTCGTGTGTCTTCACCGTCACCGTGCGGGATTCCACGCCTCCGACCCTCGCCTGTGGCGCGAACCTCGAGGCCGAGGCGACGGGACCGGACGGAGCCAGCGTGGACTTCACGTTGCCCACCGCCACGGACGCCGTCTCCGCCACGCCGGTCCTCACGGCCAGCCACGAGCCCGGTGCGCTCTTCCCCCCAGGCGCCACGCGCGTCACCGTGAAGGCCACGGACGTGGCCGGCAACACCAGCGAGTGCTCCTTCACCGTCACCGTGCGCGACACCACCCCGCCCGAGGTGGGCTGCCCGGGCAACCTCACCGCCGAGGCCCAGGACGCCACTGGCGCCCCTGTCGTCTTCTCCGTGCCCGCGCCGCGTGACACCGTCACGCGCTCGCCCACCGTGTCGAGCAGCCACGCTCCCGGCAGCCGCTTCCCCCTGGGCACCACCGAGGTCGTCCTCTCGGCCTCGGACGAGGCGGGTAACAGCGCCTCGTGTGCCTTCACCGTCACCGTCCAGGACACCACGGCGCCCGCCCTCTCCTGCCCGGCGGACGTGGCGGTGATGACGACGAGCGCCGCCCCCCAGGGCATCCCCGTGGAGTACCCGGCCGCCACCACCTCGGACGCCGTGTCCACACCCGTGCTGAGCTACAGCCGCGCCACGGGCGAGCTTTTCACGCCGGGAGTCACTCCGGTGACGGTGACGGCCAAGGACACCGCGGGCAACAGCGCCACCTGCACCTTCCAGGTGAAGGTGGAGCAACGCATCGCGGTGCAGGTTCCGGCCGCGCAGGGATGCGGGTGCGCGGCGGGCAGCGGCACGCCGGAGGGTCTCGGCTGGGGTGCGCTGCTGCTGCTCTCCTGGGGCGTGAGCCGCCGCCGCATCGCCCCCAGGGTGTGA
- a CDS encoding OmpA family protein, with protein MKTHTSSGPKQRTWRVLAALVGALSAPPASARDGVPSLDVNRFHPAPGSGRLLTVDLADVGRSQELVSQLLLHYADLPLAYTFGEQVTGKLVRDRVTADLSFAYSLLDRVQLSVALPVTLHQAGDVISYPDVVTREPRALPSISGSGVEDLRLGLKGRLWSNEHFGLGGVAEVVAPTGNAESYLGSSSMTGSAQLIGHARFQRLTVALNLGWRWAAAEQQLLNIRAGHGLLYGAGVQVEVARPADVPISVLGEVYGLAAPRLGDTVSSPAEAMLAGKAQVRDWSFFLGAGSGLNSGYGEPRIRVMAGLAYSWQYKPAPRPPAPPVLQVTPTQPAITVEDQDVRLRLWEPVYFAFAKDTIDPVSFALLDEVARFIREHPELGPIRVDGHTDDVGSDQYNLDLSQRRARAIVEYMGKKGVPVERLSPVGYGKRCPLLSNTTEEGRATNRRVDFILVNRERRHPRPGECPELPSAQARK; from the coding sequence ATGAAGACTCACACATCCTCTGGTCCCAAGCAGCGCACGTGGAGGGTGCTCGCCGCCCTGGTGGGAGCGCTGTCCGCCCCACCCGCGTCAGCCCGCGACGGGGTCCCGAGCCTGGACGTCAATCGCTTTCATCCCGCGCCGGGCTCCGGCCGGTTGCTCACCGTCGACCTGGCCGACGTAGGCCGCTCGCAAGAGCTGGTGTCGCAGCTCCTGCTGCACTACGCGGATCTCCCGCTGGCCTACACCTTCGGCGAGCAGGTGACGGGCAAGCTGGTGCGCGACCGCGTCACCGCCGACCTGTCGTTCGCCTATTCCCTGCTGGACAGGGTGCAGCTCAGCGTGGCCCTGCCGGTGACACTCCACCAGGCCGGCGATGTCATCAGCTACCCGGACGTGGTGACGCGTGAGCCCCGCGCGCTCCCGAGCATCTCGGGCAGCGGGGTGGAGGACCTGCGGCTGGGCCTCAAGGGGCGCTTGTGGAGCAACGAGCACTTCGGCCTGGGCGGAGTGGCCGAGGTGGTGGCCCCCACGGGCAACGCGGAAAGCTACCTGGGCTCGTCGAGCATGACGGGCTCGGCACAGCTCATCGGCCACGCCCGGTTCCAGCGGTTGACGGTGGCGCTCAACCTGGGCTGGCGGTGGGCGGCGGCCGAGCAGCAGCTGCTCAACATCCGGGCGGGCCACGGCCTGCTCTACGGCGCGGGCGTGCAGGTCGAGGTGGCGCGCCCCGCGGATGTGCCCATCTCCGTGCTCGGCGAAGTGTATGGGCTGGCCGCTCCACGGCTGGGCGATACCGTGAGCAGCCCCGCCGAGGCGATGCTGGCGGGCAAGGCGCAGGTGCGCGACTGGAGCTTCTTCCTCGGCGCGGGCTCGGGGCTCAACTCCGGCTACGGCGAGCCCCGGATCCGGGTGATGGCGGGCCTGGCCTACAGCTGGCAGTACAAGCCCGCCCCTCGGCCGCCGGCTCCGCCCGTCCTCCAGGTGACTCCGACGCAGCCGGCCATCACCGTGGAGGACCAGGACGTCCGGCTGCGCCTCTGGGAGCCGGTGTACTTCGCCTTCGCCAAGGACACCATCGACCCGGTGAGCTTCGCGCTGCTCGACGAGGTGGCCCGCTTCATCCGCGAACACCCCGAGCTGGGCCCCATCCGCGTCGATGGCCACACGGATGACGTGGGGAGCGACCAGTACAACCTGGACCTGTCGCAGCGCCGGGCCCGGGCCATTGTCGAGTACATGGGAAAGAAGGGTGTCCCCGTGGAGCGGCTGAGCCCCGTGGGCTACGGCAAGCGCTGCCCGCTGCTCTCCAACACGACCGAGGAGGGCCGTGCCACCAACCGGCGGGTGGACTTCATCCTCGTCAACCGCGAGCGCCGCCATCCCCGCCCGGGCGAGTGCCCCGAGCTGCCCTCCGCCCAGGCGCGAAAGTGA
- a CDS encoding thrombospondin type 3 repeat-containing protein, protein MRNASCLMMLLLTAVAAPASALEDVNCNGIDRSVEKDPSAATPRDCIDYFRNGSSCVLRELSPRRSCDDYVAPGPGQAATCSSQLAGDQDADRLGDSCDNCPTLLNADQQDGDADGVGDVCDICPRNANADQRDSDGDGLGDACDNCASRANADQRDSDGDGVGDACDVCPAVPNADQRDSDGDGLGDACDNCSSRANTDQRDSDGDGLGDTCDVCPSAPGTSQQDVDDDGVGDACDVCPSAPNPGQEDTDGDGRGNACDVCPRAAGTSQEDTDGDGLGDACDNCPQEANPDQAESPLYPGLGEVCTPGIRGGAGCSLGGGGLGGMLGGGALGVVLVLLGMSRRHKRTR, encoded by the coding sequence ATGCGCAATGCCTCTTGTCTGATGATGTTGCTGCTCACCGCCGTGGCCGCTCCGGCGTCCGCCCTCGAGGACGTCAACTGCAACGGCATCGATCGTTCGGTCGAGAAGGACCCCTCGGCGGCCACGCCGCGCGACTGCATCGACTACTTCCGCAACGGCTCGTCGTGCGTCTTGAGGGAGCTCTCCCCTCGCCGCTCCTGTGATGACTATGTCGCGCCAGGTCCTGGCCAGGCGGCCACCTGCAGCAGCCAGCTCGCCGGGGACCAGGACGCGGACCGGCTCGGGGACTCGTGCGACAACTGCCCCACCCTCCTCAATGCCGACCAGCAGGATGGAGACGCGGACGGCGTCGGGGACGTCTGCGATATCTGCCCTCGGAATGCCAACGCCGACCAGCGGGACTCGGACGGAGACGGGCTGGGCGATGCGTGCGACAACTGCGCCAGCCGGGCCAATGCCGACCAGCGGGACTCGGACGGAGATGGGGTCGGAGATGCCTGTGACGTCTGCCCCGCCGTGCCCAATGCCGACCAGCGGGATTCGGATGGAGATGGGCTGGGCGATGCATGCGACAACTGCTCCAGCCGGGCCAATACCGACCAGCGGGACTCGGACGGAGACGGGCTGGGCGATACCTGCGATGTCTGCCCCTCGGCCCCCGGCACCAGCCAGCAGGACGTGGATGATGACGGGGTCGGCGATGCGTGTGATGTCTGTCCCTCGGCCCCCAACCCGGGCCAGGAGGATACGGACGGGGATGGGAGGGGGAATGCGTGTGATGTCTGCCCCAGGGCCGCTGGTACCAGCCAGGAGGACACGGATGGCGATGGGCTGGGCGATGCGTGCGACAACTGCCCGCAGGAAGCCAACCCCGATCAGGCGGAGTCACCGCTCTACCCGGGGCTGGGCGAGGTCTGCACCCCTGGCATCCGGGGTGGCGCGGGCTGCTCGTTGGGCGGAGGCGGCCTGGGCGGAATGTTGGGAGGGGGCGCGCTCGGGGTAGTGCTGGTGCTGCTCGGCATGAGCCGCCGACACAAGCGGACACGCTGA